The Sporomusa termitida genome has a window encoding:
- a CDS encoding PRC-barrel domain-containing protein, translated as MKRSTEIVGQPVISITEGKEFGHVKELLVNYVNGSIAALVIDDGKWYLGAKLLPFEAIAGLGEYAVTIDNSADILTVKDKPELEKLLEAGIKIIGTKVLTKGGRMQGRINEIVIDDTGKINTCELETVDGAVVSFPAQRVVTFGKEVVIIAGTDEVAIAKPPAAPPVTKVPAVPPEPVPAVRPEVIPVPGQQAEVLAAAGVVEETKGKEQAADDSAKKFDDKHRKFLLGKKAARRIETDNGMIIVDQGGEITEEVLQKAKLANKFVELSMNIQ; from the coding sequence ATGAAAAGAAGTACAGAAATTGTTGGACAACCAGTTATTAGTATTACCGAAGGTAAAGAATTTGGTCATGTTAAAGAACTTCTTGTTAATTATGTTAATGGCTCAATCGCGGCCTTGGTAATTGATGATGGCAAATGGTATTTAGGCGCTAAATTATTGCCTTTTGAGGCGATAGCCGGCCTGGGTGAGTATGCCGTTACGATTGATAATAGTGCAGATATTCTAACTGTAAAAGATAAACCCGAGCTGGAAAAATTGTTGGAAGCTGGCATTAAGATTATTGGGACTAAAGTTCTAACCAAAGGCGGCCGTATGCAAGGGAGAATTAATGAAATTGTCATTGATGACACTGGCAAAATTAATACCTGTGAATTAGAGACCGTTGACGGTGCGGTTGTTTCATTTCCGGCTCAAAGAGTTGTTACATTTGGCAAAGAGGTAGTGATCATTGCCGGAACTGATGAAGTAGCGATTGCTAAGCCGCCTGCCGCTCCTCCCGTTACTAAAGTGCCTGCCGTTCCGCCTGAACCAGTGCCAGCGGTTAGGCCGGAGGTTATCCCCGTTCCGGGACAGCAAGCTGAAGTTTTGGCAGCTGCCGGTGTGGTGGAGGAGACCAAGGGGAAAGAACAAGCTGCCGACGATTCAGCTAAAAAATTTGACGATAAACATCGTAAATTTTTGTTAGGTAAGAAAGCTGCCCGCCGTATTGAGACCGATAACGGCATGATCATTGTTGATCAGGGTGGAGAAATTACGGAAGAAGTGT